From the genome of Pelobates fuscus isolate aPelFus1 chromosome 6, aPelFus1.pri, whole genome shotgun sequence, one region includes:
- the TNFRSF6B gene encoding tumor necrosis factor receptor superfamily member 6B: MMCHPSTLIKVVLGSFFLLVGLTDSSVPTYKWTDNLTGEQITCQRCPPGTYVAKHCTTESITDCQPCPDQHYAQYWNYLEECRFCNVFCESQGKVKHECNSTHNRVCECPSGYYQGPHMCVKHTKCQPGYGVSQKGTSEMDTKCVRCAAGTFSSISFSMNLCRPHRNCTKDDLFVNAPGTIFHDTICSTCKNLESLEDDDNCFEAALDLIAYKIWSSRRHFHKILKDLQVGKKSHKKIHDFLKRLSKKEVRKLLRNCQGTSFTFRPRSMLQEPAGL, encoded by the exons ATGATGTGTCACCCAAGCACTTTAATAAAG GTTGTTCTTGGCAGCTTCTTCCTGCTGGTAGGACTGACAGATAGTTCTGTGCCAACCTACAAGTGGACAGACAATCTTACTGGAGAGCAGATAACTTGCCAAAGATGCCCACCGGGTACATATGTGGCAAAGCATTGCACCACGGAGTCTATAACTGATTGCCAACCCTGCCCGGACCAACATTACGCCCAGTACTGGAATTATCTGGAAGAATGCCGCTTCTGCAACGTCTTCTGTGAGAGCCAAGGGAAAGTAAAACACGAGTGCAATTCTACCCACAATAGGGTGTGTGAATGCCCGTCTGGCTACTATCAAGGGCCTCATATGTGCGTTAAGCACACAAAGTGTCAGCCCGGGTATGGAGTATCTCAGAAAG GTACGTCAGAGATGGACACTAAATGTGTTCGTTGTGCTGCGGGAACATTCTCTTCAATTAGTTTTTCAATGAATCTGTGCCGACCCCACCGAAACTGCACCAAGGATGACCTGTTTGTCAATGCACCTGGCACAATCTTTCATGACACCATATGCTCCACATGCAAGAACCTGGAGAGCTTGGAGGATGATG ATAACTGTTTTGAAGCAGCACTGGATTTAATAGCATACAAGATTTGGTCCAGCCGTAGACATTTTCACAAGATACTAAAGGATCTACAGGTGGGGAAAAAGAGCCACAAAAAGATTCACGATTTCTTAAAGCGATTGTCAAAAAAAGAGGTACGGAAACTACTACGAAACTGCCAGGGCACGAGCTTCACATTTAGACCAAGGTCTATGTTACAGGAGCCTGCTGGACTTTAA